One segment of Rhodothermus bifroesti DNA contains the following:
- the nadC gene encoding carboxylating nicotinate-nucleotide diphosphorylase gives MSPSLQAPNWPSYLDPVRLDALLCQWLEEDLGTGDVTTEATVPPEQQAQGLFLAKTEGVLAGLQVAQRVFHLVDPELQVIWHQEEGSWVSAGTIFGHVIGRARSLLIAERLVLNLLQRMSGIATATRRLVERVRPYGTQVLDTRKTAPGLRLLDKWAVRIGGGTNHRLGLYDMMLIKDNHIAAAGSIRAAIEAAQRYREQHQPALLIEIEARSLEDVEAILTVGGVEWVLLDNLARQLPDGSLDVTLLREAVHLIGGRFRTEASGNITLATAEAIAATGVDAISCGALTHSVQALDLSLKLKLL, from the coding sequence ATGTCCCCAAGCCTACAGGCACCCAACTGGCCTTCTTATCTTGACCCAGTCCGACTGGATGCGCTGCTTTGCCAGTGGCTGGAGGAGGACCTCGGGACCGGAGATGTCACCACCGAAGCCACTGTACCCCCAGAGCAGCAAGCCCAAGGACTATTTCTTGCCAAGACAGAAGGCGTCCTAGCAGGGCTGCAGGTTGCCCAACGCGTTTTTCACCTTGTCGACCCTGAGCTTCAGGTCATCTGGCACCAGGAAGAAGGATCCTGGGTGAGTGCAGGCACCATCTTTGGCCACGTCATCGGCCGTGCACGTAGCCTGCTAATCGCCGAACGCTTGGTGCTCAATCTTCTGCAGCGCATGAGTGGTATTGCTACCGCCACCCGTCGCCTGGTAGAACGCGTGCGTCCCTACGGCACGCAGGTGCTCGATACACGCAAAACCGCTCCTGGACTGCGCCTGCTTGATAAGTGGGCGGTACGCATTGGCGGTGGGACCAACCACCGCTTAGGCCTCTATGACATGATGCTCATCAAAGACAACCACATCGCCGCTGCAGGCAGCATCCGAGCCGCCATCGAAGCTGCCCAACGCTACCGCGAGCAGCATCAGCCTGCCCTACTCATCGAAATCGAAGCACGCTCCTTAGAAGACGTCGAGGCTATCCTAACCGTAGGCGGCGTTGAGTGGGTTTTGCTGGACAACCTGGCACGCCAGCTGCCCGACGGGTCGCTGGATGTCACGCTGCTACGCGAAGCGGTACATCTCATCGGGGGCCGCTTCCGCACAGAAGCTTCCGGTAACATCACCCTAGCAACGGCCGAAGCTATAGCCGCTACCGGTGTCGACGCGATCTCTTGCGGCGCCCTGACGCACTCTGTCCAAGCGCTGGACTTGTCGCTCAAGCTCAAGCTGCTTTAG
- a CDS encoding acetyl-CoA carboxylase carboxyltransferase subunit alpha — protein sequence MARSMANYLLDFEKPIAELEEKLDEMRSFMAENPSVDLSAEIQALEARVAALRESIYRNLTRWQRVQIARHPERPYTLDYIEALSEGFVELHGDRCFGDDPAIVGGFATFRGSQFNYRDRTVLFVGHQKGRDTKSRKYRRFGMPNPEGYRKALRLMKLAAKFNKPIITLLDTPGAYPGMEAEERGQAEAIARNLFEMARLPVPIVVLVIGEGASGGALGIGVGDRILMLENAWYSVIAPESCSQILWRSWDYKEAAASALKLTATDLLELGVIDEIIPEPIGGAHRDPQATFQAVGAAIARALQTLEHYTPAELTSTRIEKFARMGVYRELTAPQISVPSENTSQE from the coding sequence ATGGCACGCTCCATGGCAAACTACCTGCTTGATTTTGAAAAACCTATCGCCGAGCTTGAAGAAAAGCTCGACGAGATGCGCTCGTTTATGGCCGAAAATCCCAGCGTGGACCTGTCGGCCGAAATCCAAGCGCTGGAGGCGCGCGTAGCTGCCTTGCGAGAATCCATCTATCGCAATTTAACGCGCTGGCAGCGCGTGCAAATTGCCCGCCATCCTGAGCGGCCCTATACGCTAGACTATATCGAAGCGCTCTCGGAAGGCTTTGTCGAATTGCATGGCGACCGCTGCTTCGGTGATGATCCGGCCATCGTGGGCGGCTTTGCCACGTTTCGCGGTAGCCAGTTTAACTACCGGGATCGAACCGTACTGTTTGTCGGTCACCAAAAAGGCCGAGACACCAAAAGCCGCAAGTACCGACGCTTCGGCATGCCCAATCCCGAGGGCTACCGCAAAGCGTTGCGCTTGATGAAACTGGCCGCTAAGTTCAATAAGCCGATCATTACTTTGCTCGACACCCCAGGAGCCTATCCAGGCATGGAGGCCGAAGAACGCGGCCAGGCCGAAGCCATCGCCCGAAATCTCTTCGAGATGGCCCGTTTACCCGTCCCTATCGTGGTCTTGGTTATCGGTGAAGGCGCCTCAGGTGGTGCGTTGGGCATCGGTGTAGGCGATCGCATCTTGATGCTGGAGAATGCCTGGTATTCGGTCATCGCCCCTGAAAGTTGCTCCCAGATTCTTTGGCGCTCTTGGGACTACAAAGAAGCGGCTGCAAGCGCGTTAAAACTGACCGCAACCGACCTCCTCGAACTAGGCGTCATCGACGAAATCATTCCTGAACCTATAGGCGGTGCCCATCGCGACCCTCAAGCCACCTTCCAGGCCGTCGGAGCAGCTATTGCCCGTGCCTTGCAAACGCTCGAGCACTACACGCCTGCCGAACTCACCAGCACCCGCATCGAAAAATTTGCTCGCATGGGCGTCTACCGGGAACTAACAGCTCCTCAGATTTCCGTACCCTCTGAAAACACCTCCCAGGAATGA
- a CDS encoding glycosyltransferase, with product MPTSRHPCDLSVIIVNYNVRELLEEALRSVCRASRGLDVEIFVVDNNSADGSVEMIQTEFPHVHLITNAENLGFSRANNQAIRQARGRYLLLLNPDTLIQEDTLRVMVDFLETHPEVGAAGCKILNPDGTFAPESRRAFPTPAVAFYRLTGLSRLFPQSRRFGRYNLTYLSPDEETEVDALSGSCMFVRHAALYFSRTAYERLCLQGLGPVAHLLPEGLQPEGGAGLLDEDFFMYGEDLDWCYRIQQAGWKIVYTPRTQIIHYKGESTKKGELRYVRLFYGAMVQFVEKHFRDRYAPLFLLLLRLGIGLRAGFSVLHRGLRRLAPLGLDGVLTATIVALVGWLRSMAAGRALAELFLLSVVPAYAISTIAGIALQRGYHRSRLGHLRPVAYGVFLSLLFMGTLSFFVPDIAFSRIVVLLSAPFVAAALVGWRLAWSRRHKHRPQRALLVGPADEARRLHLLLETAPWPPFTLIGYVSPHTESPTSSELPCLGELRHLRDLVRLHAVDTVVFATGGLTHTLVLQLIQQLRDLPLQFKILPEGRTHVIGKARIDALDVAPILDAESALPTLRSLHVSRALECGLALVGLSILPLLRLGARWQGSRKTLDRLGHRLRGLREVLAGRRALIGYHESEQALLPPEWGLRPGVFAVSEARPQAARTPEDVRRLYAYYVQQRSLGFDLSLLYRILQQTLRSSPS from the coding sequence ATGCCGACCTCTCGCCACCCGTGCGATTTATCGGTCATCATTGTCAACTACAACGTGCGCGAGCTTCTGGAAGAAGCGTTGCGTTCGGTGTGCCGAGCAAGTCGCGGCCTGGATGTTGAAATTTTTGTGGTCGACAACAATTCGGCCGATGGTTCCGTCGAAATGATCCAAACCGAATTTCCGCACGTCCACCTCATCACAAACGCAGAAAACCTCGGGTTCAGTCGTGCCAATAACCAAGCCATCCGCCAAGCACGGGGCCGCTATTTACTTTTGCTCAACCCCGACACCCTGATTCAGGAAGATACACTGCGCGTGATGGTGGATTTTTTGGAGACCCATCCCGAAGTCGGCGCCGCAGGATGCAAAATCTTAAACCCAGACGGCACGTTTGCTCCTGAAAGTCGCCGTGCTTTTCCTACACCAGCGGTGGCTTTTTACCGCCTAACAGGACTGAGCCGGCTGTTTCCCCAAAGCCGGCGCTTTGGGAGATATAACCTTACCTATCTTTCCCCTGACGAAGAGACCGAGGTCGACGCGCTAAGCGGATCGTGCATGTTTGTGCGCCATGCCGCACTGTACTTTTCCCGCACGGCCTATGAACGCCTTTGCTTGCAAGGGCTTGGCCCGGTTGCCCATCTGCTACCCGAGGGGCTCCAGCCCGAAGGGGGAGCAGGCCTATTGGACGAAGATTTTTTTATGTACGGCGAGGACCTAGACTGGTGTTATCGGATTCAGCAAGCGGGCTGGAAAATTGTCTATACACCCCGAACGCAAATCATCCATTACAAAGGTGAAAGCACCAAAAAAGGAGAGCTTCGCTATGTGCGCCTTTTTTACGGGGCCATGGTGCAATTCGTCGAAAAGCACTTTCGCGATCGATACGCTCCCCTGTTTCTGCTTTTGCTACGCCTAGGGATTGGGTTGCGGGCTGGCTTTTCAGTATTGCATCGCGGGTTGCGGCGTTTAGCTCCCCTTGGGCTCGACGGAGTGCTGACTGCGACAATCGTAGCGCTGGTTGGATGGCTGCGCAGCATGGCCGCCGGCCGAGCGTTGGCCGAGCTTTTTTTACTGAGCGTTGTCCCCGCCTATGCCATCAGCACCATCGCAGGTATCGCACTGCAGCGGGGCTACCACCGCAGCCGACTTGGGCACCTGCGTCCTGTGGCTTACGGCGTATTCCTTAGCCTGCTTTTTATGGGCACGCTCTCGTTCTTCGTGCCCGACATCGCCTTTTCGCGCATTGTGGTATTGCTCAGTGCCCCGTTTGTGGCCGCTGCACTTGTGGGTTGGCGCCTTGCCTGGAGCCGGCGACATAAACATCGGCCGCAACGCGCCTTACTTGTCGGGCCTGCCGACGAAGCTCGCCGCTTACACCTGTTGCTCGAAACTGCCCCTTGGCCTCCTTTTACACTGATCGGATACGTTTCTCCTCATACCGAATCACCTACCAGTAGCGAGCTGCCTTGCCTGGGCGAGCTGCGTCATTTACGTGACTTGGTACGGCTTCATGCGGTTGACACCGTCGTCTTTGCTACAGGAGGACTCACGCACACCCTAGTGCTTCAGCTGATTCAACAGCTGCGCGACTTGCCGCTGCAGTTCAAAATCTTGCCGGAGGGACGCACGCACGTTATCGGCAAGGCACGTATTGATGCCCTAGACGTAGCGCCCATCCTCGATGCAGAAAGCGCGCTGCCCACCCTACGGAGCTTGCACGTTTCCCGCGCGTTGGAATGCGGGTTGGCGCTTGTAGGGCTGTCCATCTTGCCGCTGCTACGGCTCGGCGCCCGCTGGCAAGGCTCAAGGAAGACCCTGGACCGCTTAGGCCATCGGTTGCGCGGGCTGCGTGAAGTCTTGGCCGGACGCCGCGCGCTGATCGGATACCATGAAAGCGAGCAAGCCCTACTACCTCCAGAGTGGGGCTTGCGACCTGGCGTGTTTGCGGTCAGCGAAGCCCGCCCTCAAGCAGCCCGCACCCCCGAAGACGTACGCCGCCTGTATGCCTACTATGTGCAACAACGCTCGCTGGGGTTCGACCTCAGCTTGCTCTATCGTATTCTGCAACAAACTTTGCGGTCATCCCCGTCGTAA
- a CDS encoding cytochrome c3 family protein, translating to MPQIFAKKANRLPALSLAGSVFGGVLVVFLVWYYFSPEFYEVGYAPQQPVPFSHRIHAGQLGMDCRYCHNWVEVSDKANIPPTQTCINCHSQILTDSPRLQLVRDSWATDQSIEWVKVHHLPDYAHFSHASHVNNGVGCETCHGRIDQMDVVRLVAPLSMGWCLECHRQPELYLRPQSEITTMGYQPPADYLERNLERIRAEGIRPPTNCSACHY from the coding sequence ATGCCGCAGATTTTTGCAAAGAAGGCAAACCGGCTTCCGGCCTTATCGTTGGCAGGATCGGTTTTTGGTGGCGTGTTGGTGGTATTCTTGGTCTGGTATTACTTTTCGCCCGAGTTTTATGAAGTGGGGTATGCGCCGCAGCAGCCGGTCCCGTTTAGCCACCGGATTCATGCGGGGCAACTGGGCATGGACTGTCGTTACTGCCACAACTGGGTAGAGGTGTCCGATAAAGCCAACATTCCGCCCACGCAAACCTGCATCAACTGCCACAGCCAGATCTTGACGGATTCGCCGCGGTTGCAACTGGTACGGGATAGTTGGGCTACAGACCAGTCCATCGAGTGGGTGAAGGTGCACCATCTGCCGGACTATGCACACTTCAGCCACGCTTCCCATGTGAACAATGGGGTGGGATGTGAGACGTGTCATGGACGTATTGATCAGATGGACGTAGTTCGGTTGGTAGCGCCGCTTTCCATGGGCTGGTGCTTAGAATGTCACCGGCAGCCCGAGTTGTACTTGCGGCCGCAAAGTGAAATCACGACGATGGGTTACCAGCCTCCGGCAGACTACCTTGAGCGCAATCTGGAACGCATTCGGGCGGAAGGCATCCGGCCACCCACCAATTGCTCGGCTTGTCATTACTGA
- a CDS encoding acyl-CoA thioesterase, with protein sequence MITHCYQHRVRYRECDPMGMVYHAHYVDYLEAARTEALRAMGLPYRELEAAGIIMPVVDLSLCFHRPAYYDELLDILTFIDQLPTVRFRLRYEVRRHETQELLATGQVTLCFVDRKRNRPIRAPRLLLDTLERALTIRTEEQAL encoded by the coding sequence ATGATCACGCACTGCTACCAGCATAGGGTCCGTTATCGAGAATGTGACCCCATGGGGATGGTTTACCATGCCCACTACGTCGACTACCTGGAAGCAGCCCGTACGGAAGCCCTCCGGGCTATGGGACTCCCTTATCGGGAACTGGAAGCGGCAGGCATCATTATGCCTGTTGTCGACCTCAGCTTGTGCTTTCACCGACCAGCGTACTACGACGAACTGCTCGATATTCTAACCTTTATCGATCAGCTACCCACCGTTCGGTTCCGGCTACGCTACGAAGTGCGTCGACATGAAACCCAAGAACTATTAGCTACCGGCCAGGTAACGCTGTGTTTTGTCGATCGCAAGCGCAACCGTCCCATCCGTGCTCCACGCCTTCTTTTAGACACGCTTGAACGAGCTCTGACAATCCGTACCGAAGAGCAGGCACTCTAG